The DNA segment TTCATGGTGTCAATGATAGGCACATATAAAGTTAGCCTGTTGGCTCCGCAGAAAATTCAATTAATATCCACAATTTCATTCATCATATTGGTTGCTCCCTATAAGTAGTGTAAGGATTGTTTAAAACCTCCTCTGACAGAataaatggtgttgaaatttttaaaaacaagagaaaatctgcaaattttCAGTAACTCGTTTATCATTGTGAATTATTTCTGAAACGACCCCCTTAATGATCTACGGCTTTCTACAAAAGAAATAATGAATCTAACTGATGAATTCAGTTGATCCAAATAACTTTCCCCATCAGTAAGCAAAGAAAAACTTTTTTTTGAAAATGCCTTTCATGATATTATCTGAATAACCATTATGTTACTTTATCTCTTTGGAGCATCCTTGGATAATCTACAATCAATTGCTTGTACTGCACAGACCAAACCGTACATAATGTGTACCAAGCATCTTGAAAGACtacctgaagtcaatagtcaaaGCTGATATCCAATAACCATTTTGACAAGCCTGCACTGCGGCTGACAGCAGTTTCACACTTCAGTTATTGGTCTGTTAAAATGTATTTGCAGCACTGAGGACTGTGTCAAGCAAGGCACAAGATTGTGCCCACGTCTATTTTAATCTGTGCTTTCAACACttcaaaacacttcaaaacacttCAGAACTGAGTTCCCTTAGTCCCTCTTTCCATGCGTTAATCAAGAGGCATCAGCTAACCACTAGTTCCTAAATATTTCTCTCAGCTGCTAACTGATCTGCTGTGTTTTTCCAGCTTGTCTTtaacttttatttcagatttccatcatctacagTTTTCTTTAACTTTCAATCTCTAAATTACCTGTTTAAATTATAAACTGGAGAACgactgcaaagcaacacacacaaactgctggaggaactcagcaggccaggcagcatctatggaaatggataagcAGTTGACCTCTGGGGCCTAAACCTTTCTTCAGATCTGGGTTGGAAAACGTGAaccttttattcatttccatagatgctgtctgacctgctgagttcctccagcattttgtgtgtgctacctgTGTGAACTGTTGACTGTGCCTGACACAATGGGGttcaaccctttcacttctttcTCAAGGGAAAAATAAACGTTTGAAGTTCAAGTTGTCTTAATATGTATAGAATATATGTCAACGAGAGGTTTGGGCTGTAGAGACTATTCATTATATCTTGACCAGATTTTCATATGGAATCAAACAACCCTAATCCGAAGGTAAACTAAGAATTTGAGACAACAGAACCTTAGGTTGCTAAAAAACCAAATTGTATTCAACAGAGATAAGGTATTAATTAAACTAACGCTCATATCTGAAGATCGGTGGGAGCACGCCTGCCGCTGGCGTTACTTGCCAATGACATTCTCcgtgagggagagagagcctggggGCTGTCGCCATTTCCACTATGCTTCGACTCTGAGCTGGATTCGCAGATGGAATCGGGGGTGTCGGATCTGCTGGGCCGCCTGAGGTCTGATTTCGAAGCCGCCCTGGCACCGAAGCCACATCTTCCCCCGTCACTCGGTTCAGATTCCGTGGCAGAGCCGCTGCGCTCTGCCACCGTGGCACAGTTCAGGGTGGCACTGACTCGACGTGGCTTGCGACTGGAGCTGGCTGAAATGACAGGGAATGAAGGCATACCTGCGGGAAGGGGCGGGTACAACACTCCGGCCGTCGATGGTTCCATCTGACTGGCTGGATGGGAGCCGCAGACGGGAAGGGAGGCAGTGGTTGGCTGCTCCAGCTCTTCGCCACGCTGGCTTGGGTTCTCTGATCCACTGGACTTCTTCTGCCTCTCACCGGCGCTGGAATGACAGTTTGTGTTAAACTGATTGGCCCCTGGCTCCTGCTCCTCAACTTTCTGAAACGGTTTCTGATCATCTTGAAGAGCCTTGAATCCAGGCGGCGGCGTAAATATTGGGTACATGGTGGACTCCATCGGTTTCTCAAGCAACAGGTTATAACCGCTGGGGGCAGTGGGGATCATTGTCTGCGAAGGTCTTGAGGTGGAGACGCAGATTTGCTGAACGCTCGAGTTTTTCTGCGGTTTATTTATGTAGAGATCCCTCATGTCGTCTTTCAGTTTGGGGTAGTATCCAAAAAGCCCCAGCTCAATCTGCTTGCAGCCTAAGTGAATGATTTCCAGGATGTTTAGGAACAGGGAAACCGCGGCAATGCCCAGCATGAATACCATGAACACTGTCTTCTCGGTGGGTCTTGAGACAAAGCAATCAACGATATTGGGGCAGGGAAGCCGCTCACACTTGTACAGGGGATCCAGTTCAAGTCcatagagcagaatttggcccatcataAACCCGACCTCGACCACGGACCTGGTGAGGATGTGAAACACGTAGGTGCGCAGAAGAGACCCCCTCAGTGGTGCTTTGTTCAACTTCCTGTGCTCTAATTGCCTCAACTCACGCTCCAACCTCCGCCTGTCCTCATCCATTGCGTACGTCTCTTCGAGTTCGCCCTTCAACTCAACcttcttcttctgcctctctttttCCAGTGCCCTGAGTCTATACAGCGCATGGCCCATGTACACCAACGATGGCGAGGACACGAAGATGACCTGCAGGACCCAATAGCGAATGAGGGAGATCGGGAAAGCTTTGTCATAGCACACATTCCGGCAGCCAGGCTGCTCTGTGTTGCAGATGAATTCAGCCTGCTCATCATTCCACACGTCTTCAGCGGCCACTCCAAGGACCAGCATGCGGAATATGAAAAGGATGGTCAGCCATATTTTCCCAACAATGGTGGAGTGGACGTGCACTTCCTCCAAAATCCCCCCAAGGAAATTCCAGTCGCCCATCCTCACGGCTTTATTTCAGTATGGCATCCTGATAACAGAGATGATTGTAATGTCAGAAACGCAATTTGATCAACAGATAATAATTCGATGCATTTAAATTGACAGGTTTGTTAAGTGAggtatttagagtcatagaaaagtacagcagagaaacaggctctttggcccatctagtccatgctgagtcaTTCAAACTGCCCTACTTCCATTGATCTGCACCGGGCCCATACCCCTACCAgcaatgtacctgtccaaacttctctgaaactttgaaattgagtttgcatgctcccacttgctctggcagctcgttccacatcgtcatgaccctctgagtgaagaagtttcccctcatgttccccctaatcttttcacttttcacccttaacctatgacgtctagttgtagtcccacccaacctcagtggaaaaagcctgttttcatttatcctgtctatacccctcatagctttatatagctctatcaaatctcctctcaatcctctacgttccaaggaataaagtcctaatctattcaatctttccttataatgcaAGTCTTGCAGtcccggcaacacccttgtaaattttctctgtactccttcaacttAGTAGCATTTTTCCTgagggtaggtgaccaaaactgaacacaatactcgaaattaggcctcaccaacgtcttatacaatttcaacataatatccatAGTTGGAATTAAATTACAGATCATTCATGGTATTATGGAACAGTCTGGGTGGGACAAATGATTCTTTGATGGTCCCATATTTTATACATTAAGAACACTCCATTGCACCAAAAGAGATTGACAAGTTAATCTTCTGCGAACTATTTGACAAAATTATACTAGGGAGTACCTATTTAAAGTACCTGTTACCAATAAATACCCTAGAACAGAGGTTCACAACCTTTTTCATGTCATGAAGCTTTACTATTAACCGACAGGTCGGGGACTAGAAGGCCCTAGAATATATGTGGAATATATGTGAATATATATTCAGCTAAATGACAGAAGATAATATTTGAAACGTGTCACATAGATAGAGTTAAATCATAACCTCACAAACCAATAATTAAATTCATTTTAATAATCGTTGTTACGAATGAGGGAGGATTATGAATCGTTTGGAAATCAAATATATCTTCTTTGTCCCTACAATGATCTTCAATACATTCCATCTATAAGTGTGCATATTTTCAGCCTTGCTTTTCATCACAATTCTTTTAATGCACATTGAATAGAAAAATAATTCTGAGGTgctttaaaacatagaacacagcagaATACAGTATGAGCCCTTCAAACCATCCTGATGTCCTGGCTTGTATAGACCCACTCCATGATTAGTCCAACTCTtctctcctacacagcccattaccctccccttttcttacaacatatgcccatctaagagtcttttaagtaTCCCGATTGTATCAGCCTTTGTAAAGTTTAACTCATCTTGGAATTGAATACCTTCACAGCAGAAATTCAGAGCTCAGGTGTATACTAAAGTTAGAAGGGTGAGGGAAGGAATCATACGAGGCTTGTATATAAATAGACAGGTTCATAGGATCGTAGCAATGAGGGAAAAGTTCCCAACAAAGATTTATGCATGTGGAGCTCGCTAAGACAGAGAAGTATGACTTTCTCTGTGCACGTGGAAGTGCATTTATGATTAATTGTGCCTGATTTGAATACTAAAGGCGTGAGTCCCGCCTTGTCACATATGCTGCAACAAGATTCTACAATATCTTAAAATACCGACACACAGATTACCATATGTCATAACAGTTTTTAAAGGTCAAAAGACAGATGGAATAACAGCACATTGCCAAAGCACTCTGCATCTTAACATTGCAGTGCCAAGAAAACCTGCTCTAAGTCACTTTATTTCAACTTGAACAAAGTTGGGGAGACCAGACGGGGCAAAGAGTGAATCAATAGTTGACAGTAGGTGGAAAATTGGGACATGGATCTCCTGTGGACTAGGGATATTAAACTGGGGGGAGAATCAATGCAGAACCCTTGTTCCACACTCAACCACATAACTGCCTCATCAGCATCAAATGTCTAAAGTTTGGAGAGGCCTTTGTTGGAAACCACATTTTTTATATaaaatttgtactttttaacaaactcaagTATTTTTCACGGTATGTGGTGGTTCAtccccactcactggcagaaatcggtatagcagctaaactaacggtgtatcatctttctcatttttcactggctaagtattagcacattacccatgtgatgtaattgttttaattatgtagcctattaactaGTTTATTCATATCTAAGAAATTTCTGGGTTAAAAAAGGTAACAGATTTTTCAGAGGCACCATCTTTTACTTCTTTATTCTTTTGTCATCACATTCACCTCTCAGCATCATTTCCAAACTCCTTacttagtatttgtatgtttgaTTGTACTCTAAAATACATTATTGTTAGAATTAAAACTGCTTGCCATTTTTGACACCTGGAAAAACCAGaaaatcagaaaataaacagaggtaaaataccttcttgaTTGCACTCTTACGTAGCTTTGGAATATCGCATCAGAGATGTATGACTTCTTAGACAATCCTACTATTTAAGCAtgttggaagactggaaaatctgACCTGAAAACATTTTCTTTCATGTCCAGTACACACAGTTATTAATTGTTAATATACCAAAACACTGTTGTCAAATTAAAACACTAAAGCATAACAGGCACTGTATTAAGCTATACCTTACGCTTTTCAATGTATTTATTATCTGTTTTAAAATACCTTTTCTGTCATTTTAGTGATTCGGCACCTAAAAGAATCTATGATTTAAATAAAATTCTACATGGCGGCGTCATTATAGTGAATGCTGCTCAGATTTACCCGAATGCAGTTTTCTGAGTATAACAGGCACTGACCTTTGTTAAATCCAGAGAAGGCGCTGGCTGCAGAAAGTAAACTCACTCAGGTTATCTACCCATGATATAGGATCAGTAATCCACTGACAAAAGGGGAAGAAACCGAAAGGTACTTTTGCAGTAGAAGTCTGTGCTAAAGTAATGCCAAAAGTGAGTGTTCTGATCTCTGTCACTGCAGCATTTATACAAAAAGATAAATCAATTTCCATTGGATTGCATTGAGGCTGCAAGAAGAATGGTCTAAATCAACACCCCCGTGATGCCTGGAGGATATTCTACACTGCCTACAAAACAATTAAACTAAAACACTGCAACAAAAAGAACAAAGAGTTTGCATTCATAGAGAATCAAGCTCCTCTGAAATTTTCTGAAGCAATTTATGCATTTCTAAGTAAAGGTATGGATAAAGTGGGTTTTGTGAGGTCCTTATTGTATGAATTGGATTAGCTGATCAATAATGTTATATTTAAAATCAGGAACAAATCAATCGGTCACATCCAGTTTCACACTTAACTGAATAGCCTCCCATTTTAATTCAAAAACGCATAAACacgagagatgctggaaatccagagtaacacaggtGTAATATCCAGAAACGTCCtcatgaagggcctcggcctgaaacgtcgactgcacttttttccgtagatgctgcctggccctgctgagttcctccaggattttgagtGTGTAATTCAAACACACGCGTTTCTACCTGACTGTGAGTTAGCAAGTTACAATAGTGCGAGGTGATCTCTTTTGGTCAATGTGACTCGGACAAGCAGGAATTATTGATGCAAGCAGCAGTTTCGGTGGACCAGCATTTGATTCATATTCAGTTCATGATGTTCTCCTGGGTTTCTTAATGGTCCCCAGCTGGAATGACAATAGCAGAGATATCTTGGAACACACTTGGAGGAGGCAATGAACCCCCTGACACCAGGAGTAATACAGAGTCGGCCTTTGTGAAGGACGAAGAGAAATGTAATGACCTTATGAGAACAGGCAAGGTCAGTAAGCAGATACTCAAATACAATATTGAACCAACTCGTTTCTAGCCTCAAGCACTGCTCCATTTACGCTattcccatctcccccctcccaatAATTTATACGAATTAGCACTTGTTCTCATTTGCCTCAccaaatatatacagtattttcaGCCTTCGCAACAGTTTAGCAGCACTATACATCACTTCGAGCACTGCACTAAGATTGATCTTTTTGTATTCTAATAGTGTTCCTTCTTGCAAAAGttgtgtgtaatttatgtttaacATATGTTTTTCTCATGAAGTCTATGTAGATGATGCTATGCGCCCGCGATGCTGCTTCAGGTAAGGTTTCATTACACATACTTGCGCAAATGACAATAGGCATGACTTTGACTGAATGTGATGAAGAAATCCTAACTTTGTTTCAAAAATAGACAATGCCGGaaccagatcaggcagcatctatgggaagagaaatGTTTAACATTTCAGGCTAGCACTGGAAAAGAGAAAGTAAGTTAATTTTCAGGAGcagagaagatgggggagggattGGGAGAACAAGGGGAATATCTCAGAATTCGTGACACCACATGAgtcaatgtacagtactgtgctagaGTTTTAGGATCatgtatataactagggtgcctaagacttttgcacagtactgtagtaaccagattctgatatgggtctctattgtggactgagagtgggaagggggcagggagaggggaatcatggttgggaagaagagaaggaagaggggagggagcaggaagcaccagaggaactttccataatgatcaataaaccaattgtttggattcaaatgaccttgcttgatgtctcagggctgggtgtgtctgcacccacaccaccccccaaccccggcactccttctctgccacctgtcccactgcCCATCCGCGATGCTGCACCCTCaatattcccaacatcctttgctcccgccagatttacaaactcgctgtccactccacattgacaaatacagtactgtgcaatagtcttaggcaccctagctatatatatgtgccaaagacttttgcacagttcagtAGTGGAGTAGCAATTAGAAGCATATTATTCTTCATGGTCTTTGTAATGTGTTGTTAATACCAATGCTATAGCATGTGCCCAGCTGACCAGACTATGCTAAATTAAATACTAGATGGAGCATTGCCATaacaaaacagcatccatcatcaaagagccCCTGCTCCAAGCAGCAGGTGCCTTGTAGCCCCTTCCGCAGAAGCAACCCAAATACCATTTACCCTTTTATGTGGATATTATTGGTTCATTGCCCCAGGATGAGGGACGTGCCTCCTCTAGGCACGCAGATCAGTGAGCCTGGAGTTCGTAGCCTGGATTTCAGGGCCCTGTCATGAGTGAGTCCAGAGCCTGAGGCCTGGAACTCAGGGTCACTTCACCGGCTAGTCCTGGGTTCAGATCCAAAGTTCAGAGCCTGAAGATTGATTGGAAGTCCGGACTTTGAGGCCGATGGATAAAGCCCTGGGTTTACGCATCTGAAGTTTACTGGGTAAGTCAGAGGCCCGATGTCTGCGGGATTCcactggaggcctggaggcctGCCCTGGGTTTGAGCAGacgggtgggtgagagggaggaagggggcttGTTTCAcggttgttgttttgttgcttgttgtgttctgataTGTCGTGCTCCATATTGTTCTGCCAAGCCTTTTacacatgctatgttggcgcccgaatgtgtagcaacacttaccggctgtccccagcacatctttagggaggttgttaacacaaacaacacatttcactgtatgttttaatgtacatgtgataaataaatgaacctgaatcgGAATCCAGGCCTTgcactcttctcatcactaccatagGGTAGGGGGTGCAGAAGCCTTCAATTTTATACTACCAAAACGaggaagcctgcagatgctggaaatccaaagcaacacccacaaaatgctggaggaactcagcaagtcaggcagcatctatggaaatgagaaaataactgacgctttgggccaagacccttcccagAAAGAAGGGGTAAGATCCCTGAATAAAAACTCTAACCttccacttcttctcacctgcctattacttacccctgcgtcccctcctccttcccattctcctatggtccactctcctctcctattagattctttcttctccagcctttcacctttccctcccacctgtcttcacccatcaccttccagccaagCCTCTTTCCCCTGCCTCCACCtcttttattcaggcatcttcccccccttccttctcagtcctgaaacatcgactatttactcttttccatagatcctgctggatctgctgagttcctccagcactttatgtgtgt comes from the Mobula hypostoma chromosome 26, sMobHyp1.1, whole genome shotgun sequence genome and includes:
- the gja9a gene encoding gap junction protein alpha 9a, which produces MGDWNFLGGILEEVHVHSTIVGKIWLTILFIFRMLVLGVAAEDVWNDEQAEFICNTEQPGCRNVCYDKAFPISLIRYWVLQVIFVSSPSLVYMGHALYRLRALEKERQKKKVELKGELEETYAMDEDRRRLERELRQLEHRKLNKAPLRGSLLRTYVFHILTRSVVEVGFMMGQILLYGLELDPLYKCERLPCPNIVDCFVSRPTEKTVFMVFMLGIAAVSLFLNILEIIHLGCKQIELGLFGYYPKLKDDMRDLYINKPQKNSSVQQICVSTSRPSQTMIPTAPSGYNLLLEKPMESTMYPIFTPPPGFKALQDDQKPFQKVEEQEPGANQFNTNCHSSAGERQKKSSGSENPSQRGEELEQPTTASLPVCGSHPASQMEPSTAGVLYPPLPAGMPSFPVISASSSRKPRRVSATLNCATVAERSGSATESEPSDGGRCGFGARAASKSDLRRPSRSDTPDSICESSSESKHSGNGDSPQALSPSRRMSLASNASGRRAPTDLQI